The Nostoc sp. 'Peltigera membranacea cyanobiont' N6 genome contains the following window.
TTATTGGCGGTATGTGGGATTGGCTCGATTGGCGATCGCTCTTGGTTGCCTTGACATTAATCCAGGGTTATGTATTGATTGGCTCAACCTATCTCATCTTAAAAACTGAGGGAGAACTGCAAACATCCCATTACCGTACAGCAAAACTCGCTGCTTGGACAACGCTTGTAGGTGCAATCTTAATCACGATCGCCACCCCTGTTGTATATGAAAATGCCAGGGCAAAGTTATTTCACCAGCCAGAAATTTATCTATTTTCAGTGATTCCAGTGTTAGGTGTGCTGCTGATTTGGTTATTGATTCAAAGCCTGAACCGCAAAGCAGAAACTACTCCCCTGGTTTGGACAGTGCTGCTTTTTCTACTTAGCTTTGTGGGGTTAGGATTAGTTGTTTTTCCCTATATCATCCCACCAGGTATTACCATTTATCAGGCAGCAGCAGCACCTAGTGCATTAGTCTTCATGATTATTTTCATTGGATTTCTTATTCCCATTATGTTGTTCTACAACATCTACAATTACATTGTGTTTCGAGGGAAAGTTGCAGCTATACATTATGGAAAATAGTTGACATAATTTTGGATTTTAGATTGTCAATTTCAAAAAAGAATGTGGCAAATAGACCATTTTTAGAGACGCGATTTATCGCGTCTTCGATTCTTCAATCCAAAATCTAAAATTCGATCGGTTTGTGTTTCTCTGTTAATTAATTTTAGGCAAATATTGCTAATTCAGTTTCCGGGTCAAAAAAGTGAATTTTCTCTGGAGTTAGGGATAACCAAAGTTGCTCACCAGGTTTTACAAATCGGTCTGGTGGGATTCGCACTTGTAGAGAATTAGCTGTAGTGGGAGGTTGAAATCCTGGTTCGGCAATCTTAACGGCAAGAAAGGAATCATTGCCGAGATTCTCTACCAAATCCACTTGTACTGGTAAATTTTTAGTGGCAGGCATACTCAAGTTTAAGTGTTCTGGACGAATGCCTAAAATTAAAGTTTTCCCATCGTATTTTTGTAAGGCTTTTGCCCAAACTTCTGGGAGAGTGAAACGCAACTGGGAATGAGTAATCAACTGCGGGGCATGAAATTCTACGGGAATAAAATTCATCGGTGGTGAACCAATGAACTCTGCGACAAAAAGGTTGGCAGGACGGTTGTAAAGTTCTAGAGGAGAAGCAACTTGTTGAATTTTACCCTCAGACATAATTGCAATGCGATCGCCCATTGTCATCGCTTCGGTTTGATCGTGGGTGACGTAAATTGTCGTTGTCCCTAGTTGGCGCTGCAATTTCACAATTTGAGCGCGGGTTTCCGCCCGCAGTTTGGCATCTAAATTAGAAAGCGGTTCATCCATTAAGAATACTTGGGGGTCACGCGCGATCGCTCGTCCCAATGCAACCCGTTGTCTTTGTCCCCCAGATAGCTGTTTGGGTAAGCGATTCAGCAATGTTTCAATTTGTAACAGTCGAGCAACACTACGCACCTGTTCATTCACTGCCCGTTCTTTGTCAGAAATGTAGCGCAGTCCTTTAGGTAACTTTCTGGTCGCCCCCACAAAAAGATTTTCCGCCCACGCCTGAAGATATTGAGACGAGGAAGTATTTTCTCCCCCTGCTTCCCCTGCTTCCCCTGCTCCCCTGCTTCCCCTACGCCGTAACCCAAAGGCGATGTTGTCATACACCGTCATGTGAGGATAGAGGGCGTAATTTTGAAACACCATTGCGATGTCGCGTTCCTTGGGTGGTAGGTCATTGATCAAGCGATCGCCTACCCAGATATTACCGCCAGTCATCGTTTCTAACCCAGCGATTAATCTCAGCAGAGTGCTTTTACCACAACCAGAAGGGCCTACCAGCACCATAAATTCGCCATCTGCGATCGTCAGGTTAATCCGTCGCAAGACATTAACACTTCCCGCACGTTCTGGCGCTACATCAGTTTTATCCTCAGACATGAGGGAAGATTGGGTTTGTGAACTTACACCCTCCCCTTTCCGCGCGGAAAAACTTTTATAAACGTTTTCTAAAATAACTTGGGACACAATTAATTATTTGGGAATTGGGAATTGGGAATTGGATTGAAAAAGGGACAAGTGACAAATGATAGTTTAGCGCTCATCATAATACAGGTTCTATCTAAATACGAAAAGTTAAAAAAACAGCTTGCAGTATAAAAAGCAAACTACCCTAAATTTTAGGACTGCCAACAAATAATTACGAATTACGAATTACGAATTATCAAGAGGTGTTGTGATGACTACCGATATACCTAAAAATCTTTCCCAAGATCCAAGCGTTAATCCTATCCATGACATTGTAGACGTACAAACCACAGATTGCTGCATTGTGGGTGGAGGACCAGCCGGAGCAGTTTTGGCGCTGTTATTAGCGCGTCAAGGCATTTCGGTGATGCTGCTGGAAACACACAAAGACTTCGATCGCGACTTTCGCGGTGATACGATTCATCCATCGGTGATGGAAATTATGGAAGAATTGGGACTTAGTAAAGCTTTGCTAGAACTCCCCCATGCAAAAATGCGCCAAATTAGGTTTCAAACTCCTGAAGATACTGTCACATTGGCAGATTTTAGTCACCTAAAAACCCGCTATCCCTACATTACAATGCTTCCCCAGGTGAAATTTCTGGAGTTCATCACCCAAGAAGCCCAAAAATATCCTAGCTTCCATCTGGTAATGGGTGCGAATGTGCAGGAATTAATTGCCGAAAATGGCGAAATTCAAGGTGTCCGCTATCGGGGAGGTGGTGGTTGGCATGAAGTTCGGGCAATGCTGACGGTGGGTGCAGACGGTCGCCACTCACGTTTGCGCCACCTGGGTGAGTTTGAATCCATCGAAACCTCGCCGCCAATGGATATCCTTTGGTTTCGCCTACCGCGTCAGCCAGAAGACGCAGAAGGGGGAATGGGGCGCTTTGGTCAAGGTAAAATCATCGCCATGCTTGACCGTGGCGATGAGTGGCAAGTTGCCGATGTCATCCCCAAGGGAGGCTATCAACAACTGCGGGCTGCGGGTTTGGAGGAATTAAAAAAATCTGTTGTGGAAGTAGTACCAGAATTCCAGCAACGCATCGAAAATTTACATGATTGGTCACAAATAGCTTTTCTCTCGGTCGAATCTAGCCGCGTCAAACGCTGGTATCGTCCAGGACTATTACTCATCGGTGATGCGGCTCATATAATGTCCCCTGTGGGTGGTGTTGGCATTAATTACGCGATTCAAGATGCTGTAGTTGCGGCGAATGTACTCAGCAAACCGCTTAAGAACCGAAAAGTACAACTTAGCGACCTAGCAAAAGTACAACGTCAGCGCGAGTTGCCCACACGCATCATTCAGGCGTTTCAAACTTTTATCCAAAAACGGGTATTTGCCCCGGTTCTCACCTCAAATAGCACCTTTGTACCACCTGCATTTTTGCGCTTCCCCATTTTGCGCGACTTACCAGCTAGGTTGATCGCCTTCGGTGTTTTTCCCTCTCATGTCAAGACTTAATTTTTGCCAAGAATTTTTGATATTTCTGGAATGGGTGGTACAATCATACTACTCATGCAGAATTGAATGCTCAATTTAGTCAGGCGAAAGTAGCGGACGGTATATTTAATGCTGTTCAAAGCGATCGCTTGGCTTTTATGCTAGAAATAACTAAAAACTCAGGCATTATTAAAAAATGCGAACAATTAAACATATCTAGATATTAATTGGCACTACATCGAAAAATCCCTCTTTTTCAATCAGTACTTTTTGCAGTCAGGAGTAATTTTAATGAACAGCTGCGTTTTGATGGCGGAAATTATTAACGAGCCGCAACTCCGCTATACAGCCGATAACTTGGGAGTTACGGAAATGCTGGTGCAGTTTCCCAATTCCTTGAAACCAGAAGATCCGCCAGCTACCCTGAAAGTTGTCGGGTGGGGGAATTTAGCGACAGAAATTCAGCAAAACTACCACCAAGGCGATCGCGTCATCCTGGTAGGGCGTTTAGGTATGAATACTGTTCCGATGGAAGGTTTTAAAGAAAAACGTGCTGAATTGACGGTGCAACAGATTCAACCTGTTGGAGGTAGTTTTAATACAGATCCATTACCTTCTGCAACCGTAAATCAATCATTTGCTGAAACTACTCCCCGACAAGCATCTTCAGCATCTCGTCCTCCACAAAAAGAAGTTAACACTTACGAGTCACCACGTCCAGCGCCTACCCCGGCTGCAAATCCTGTTGGTGTTGCTCCCCAAACGACAAGTTACGAACCCGTACCTCAACCGACAAATTATGAGCGAACCACTTATCCAGCAGTGAAAGAGGAAGAACCAGATCCAGATGATATTCCCTTCTAAAGTTGGTAGTTGAGCGTGTATTCAGTTTGCTAACTAACATTACGATTAGACAATTTTACAAATAGCCATCCTTTAGGATGTGCTATTTTTTTGTCTGCGTTGATATTTTGCATCTTGTGGTAAAACATCACTGACTCCAGTGGCAAGTCAAGAATAAAGAACGATATATTCTTTTTGGACAGCGTTTCACTTTATAGGAAATGACTACATCTGACGAATTAGTTGGCATATTTGACCGTATCTGGGATGGGATTCAAGATGATAAAGATATTTTACTATTAGAAGAATTGCTGAAAAATAGCAATAATCAGAAAGTCCTACAAGTGGGCAATAACATTATAAATATTGCTGATGGCAAGGATATTCATATTGGCGATCGCACTTACTATAATACAGACTCTCAAAGCATTAAAGCTGTTATTCAAGAAGTATTAACAGAGCTAATTCATAGTATTAATCTAGGAAAACTGCTTCAAGCAAATTATTTTCAATCTAATTTTTTATCTCAAACTCCAAGTGAAAATTTAGTACCAAAAAGCAATTTAGAAAAGCAACAAACTACTCCTTCAATCCTACCAGCTATCACAAAGTTCGAGTTTGAAGCCGTAACTATAGATACTCAAGGAATAGAAATTAAGCGTTGTCTTAAACAAGCTGAGTATTTTATATAAAATTTAGCAGATGGCATTAGATTGGAAATGGTTTCTATTGCTGGTGGTAAATTTAAAATGGGCGCACATCAAGATGAATCTGAATCACTTGAAGATGAACGTCCCCAGCACATAGTAACTTTAAATCCCTTTTACATGGGGAAATATCCTATTACTCAAGCCCAGTGGAAAGTTATTGCAAAGCTTCCAAAAATTAAGCGCTGTCTAAAACTAGAACCATCTTGTTTTAAAGGAGATAACTTACCTGTAGAAAGAGTTATACCAGTTCTGTATGAAGGTGCGCCGAACTATATGAGGAACGAACCGCAAAGGATGCAAAGGGCACAAAGAAAGAAATAAATAAGAAGCAAAGGAAATTTGGCGCAGCTTCACAAAGAAATGGTATTAAAACTCTACTACAGAGTGCCCTCTCTCTTCATCGTCTTTTTTGGCGGAGGTATTGTTTAGCTAAACCGGGTTTCTCAATTTTTTATCTGAAGAAAATCACATCATGAATTGCGATCCTTCGAGTTAATTAGGGAAAACTTAACTTAGGTTATCCAGTAGTAAGTTTTATGGTAGAAAATCGAGTCGATGTTCCCGGCTATGGGATTGGTGAAAGAATTTACACCAGCACTCGCACCCTGGTTTACCGAGGTTGGCGAGAGGCGGATCAAACTCCTGTTGTCATCAAACTTCTTAAAAGTTCTTATCCCAGTCTGATTGAGTTGGCTCAATTCAGGAATCAGTATACAATTGCGAAAATCTTAAATGTTCTTGGGGTTGTTCGGATCTATAGTCTGGAGAGTTATCAAAATCGACCCGCCCTGATTTTAGAAGACTTTGGTGGAATTTCTTTGAAGGAGTATTCTGCCTCTTGGAGACAGGGATTCAGAAATTTAGGAAGTCAGAAAAACCTCTCACACCCCTGTCCTCACTTTTTGAGCGAGTTTCTCCAGATTGCGATCGCACTTGCTGATATTCTCGCCGATCTCTACCATCACGAAATCATCCACAAGGATATCAAACCCGCCAATATCCTGATAAACCCTATCACAAAGCAGATTAAACTCATTGACTTTAGCATTGCTTCCCTGCTACCAAGAGTTAATCAACTTTCAACCAGCCCGACTGTTTTAGAAGGAACCCTGGCCTATCTCTCCCCCGAACAAACTGGGCGAATGAACCGGGGGATTGATTACCGCACGGACTTCTATTCTCTCGGAGTCACTTTCTATGAACTCTTAACAGGGCAATTGCCATTTCAATCCGATGATTTTATGGAATTGGTGCATTGTCATATAGCGAAACAACCACCACTTTTAAGGGATAGAGAAGATATTCCCCAAATTCTTTGTGATATCGTCATGAAACTGATGGCGAAAAATGCTGAAGACCGCTATCAGAGTGCATTAGGGCTAAAGCACGATCTGCAAATGTGTTTAGAGCAATTGCAAGAAAGTGGGAATATTATCCCATTTCAGCTAGGGTACAGGGACGTTTGCGATCGCTTTACGATTCCCGAAAAACTCTACGGCCGGGAACTAGAAGTCTTAATGATGCTAGCAACCTTTGAGCGGGTGCGCCAGGGAAATTCTGAAATGATCCTTGTAGCAGGTTCCTCTGGCATTGGGAAAACGGCAATTGTCAACGAAGTTCACAAACCAATCACCCGTCAGTGTGGATACTTTATCAAGGGCAAATTCGATCAATTTAATCGTAATATTCCCTTTTTTGCTTTGGTGCAAGCCTTTCGGGACTTAATGACACAACTGCTGACAGAAAGTGATGCTCAAATTGACCAGTGGAAGACTCAAATTTTATCTACATTGGGTGAAAGTGGTCAAGTGATTATTGAGGTGATTCCAGAACTCGAACGAATCATTGGGAAACAGCCCTCCGTCCCAGAATTATCAGGTACTGCTGTTCAAAGCCGCTTCAATTTGCTGTTTCAGAAATTCATTCAAGTTTTCACAACCCAAGAGCATCCCCTCGTTATTTTCCTTGATGATTTACAATGGGCAGACTCGGCTTCCTTAAAACTGATGCACCTGCTGATGAGTGAAGCCAGCAAATCTTATTTGCTAGTGATTGGAGCATATCGAGATAATGAGGTTTCTTCTGCACATCCCTTGATGTTGACCATTGAGGAAATGCGTCAAGAAGGGATTAAAGTTAGTAGTATTGTCCTTGCTGCCCTCACCCAAACCGACCTGAATCAACTGATTGCAGATACCCTCAAATATTCAACAGAACAAGCAACTGCGATCGCTAATCTGGTCTATCAAAAGACCAAAGGTAATCCATTTTTCACTAACCAGTTTCTCAAATCGCTGCATGAAGATGGGCTGATTAGCTTTGCCAGCAGAACAGGTGATTGGCAGTGCAATCTTGCTCAAATCCGGGCGCTATCTTTTACAGAAGATATTGTGGAGTTTGTGGCGCTGCAACTCCAAAAATTACCACAGCAGACTCTGGATGTTCTCAAACTGGCTGCTTGTGTCGGCAATCAGTTTGATTTAGAAACTCTAGCGGTTGTCTATGAAAAATCTCCAGCCCAAACCGCAGCAGATTTGTGGCCAGCCCTCAAAGATGGATTAATTTTGCCCAATGGCGAAGGTTATACATTCTTTCAGGATGAGTCTGTTGTCATGGATGATTTGACAAATGACAACGGATCGATAACTATTACCTACAAATTTCTTCACGATCGCGTTCAACAAGCTGCTCATTCACTAATTCCGGCGGATCGGAAATCAGCAACGCACCTCAAGATTGGTCAATTACTGTTGAGCAATACCCCAGAAACTGAGCAAGAATTGCTGATTTTTGAAATTGTCAACCAGTTGAATATTGGCATAGAACTAATCGCATCTCAAAGCGATCGCGATCGACTCGCACAACTCAATCTGCTAGCAGGAAAGAAAGCCAAGTCTTCCACAGCTTACCAAGTAGCAATTGAGTATTTAACTGCGGGGATTCGTTTATTGAGATGCGACTGTTGGCAAAGTCAGTATGAATTGGCTTTGACACTGCACGAATTAGCCGCCGATGCTGCTTATCTCAGTGGCGAGTATGAACAGATGGAACAATTGGCTCAAACAGCGATCCAGGAAACCAAAACGCCCCTAGATCGAGTCAGCATTTACGAAACCAAAATCCAGGCGTATACAGCTAAAAATGATGTGTTGGGAGCGATCGCGATCGCTCGTCAGGGAATGAGTCAGTTCGGTGTGATTTTCCCAGAAACACCCACCCTGCAAGATATTCAGCAAGCCCTCCAAGAAACTGCTACCCTGATTAACGGTCGTGATATTGCAGAATTGGTTGACTTACCTCTGATGGTAGCCGCAGATAAGCTAGCAGTTACCCGAATTGTGGCAAATGTTGCTCCAGCCGTTTACATTGCCGAGCCAAATTTGTTTCCACTACTCATCTTATCTCAAGTCCAAGCATCTATTGAGTCCGGCAATGCTCCATTTTCTGCCTTTTGTTATGCCTGTTATGGAATTTTGTTGAGCGGAATTCTTCAGGATATTGAAACAGCCGATCGAGTTGGCAACCTTGCCTTGGCACTAACTGAAAAATTTAATATTAGCGACATCAAACCCACGGTATTTTATGTTGTAGGTGCTTTCATTACTTATTTGAAGTCTCCTTTGAAAAAATCTTTGCAGCTGATGCAGGAGGGTTACAAGATTGCCTTGGAAACTGGAAATATATACTACGTAGGCTTCAACACCAAAGACATCTGCCAGTATTCCTATTTCTTGGGTCGAGAGTTGAACTCGTTAGAGCAAGAGATTCAGGCTTACACTCGTGTTTTGGAAAATTTTAAGCAAGTCACAACCCTCAACTACTGCCGCATCTTTTGGCAAACAGTTTTGAATTTGCAAGGGCTTGCTGAGAATCCCTGTATTATGACAGGTGAGGCACTGAACGAAACAGAATTTGTGACTCAACTGGTTCAAGCCAATGAATTGACTGGACTTCACTATTTTTTTCTCCACAAATTGATTCTCTGTTATCTGTTTGAAAATCTCTCTCAAGCAGTGGAAATAGCTGCTCAAGCTAGAGAATATCTCGTTGCGGGCACGGGCTATGCCACTGTGCCGATATTTTATTTTTATGATTCCCTGACGGCTTTAGCAGAGTATTCTATAGCTACGGCCTCTCGCCAAAAAACATTATTGGAACGGGTGACAGAAAACCAAGGAAAAATGCAGATATGGGCGCACCACGCACCGATGAATTATTTGCACAAATTTGAACTGGTGAAAGCCGAAGAATGCCGAGTGTTGGGACTTATGGCGCAGGCAGTGGATCTTTACGATCGCGCCATCGCTGGGGCAAAAATCAATAGATACGTTCAGGAAGAAGCCCTGGCCAATGAACTGGCAGCCCGATTTTATTTAGAATGGAACAAAGAAGCGATCGCTCAAATTTACTTAGAAAATGCCTATTACACTTACCTTAGTTGGGGAGCGATCGCTAAAGTTAACCAGTTAGAAAAGCAATATTCTCAATTATTGCTTAAGGTTTTTGAGCAAGATGAAACTGGTTCTTCAACCCTCACCACTACCATCGGATTCAGCCAGAGTAGTTCTAGTGGGACTGAAGCGTTAGATTTAGCAACGGTAATGAAAGCCTCTCATGCACTGGCTGGAGAAATTGAGTTAGAAAAGCTGTTGACAACCCTGATGCAGGTTGTAATCGAAAATGCCGGGGCTGACAAATCAATCCTCCTGCTGCTTCAAGAGGATAATTGGGTAATTGCAGCTCAAAAAACCAGCCAAGCGATCGGCGAAGAGGAGCAATTTCTTCTACCACGGGCTACGCCTACGGGTGAAAACCTGGGGATAATAAACCTGCATCCCCTTCCTCTTTCAGACAGTCAGAATATTCCCAAAACGGTTGTGAACTATGTCTCGCGTACCTCCGATACCTTAGTGCTAGATGATGCCCGCAGAGAAACCACCTTCGCCAACGATCCCTACATCATTCAATGGCAACCCAAAAGCTTGCTATGTACGCCTATTCACAATCGCGGCCAGATCGTCGGCATCCTTTACCTAGAAAACAGTTTGACGACTGGAGCCTTTACCCAAAACCGTCTTGAGGTTTTGCGGTTGCTCACAGCACAAGCTGCCATCTCGTTGCAAAATGCTATGTTGTATAACAATCTAGCCGTAGCCAAAGCCCAACTAGAGGACTACAACCATACCTTGGAGCAAAAGGTAGAGCAGAGAACTCTGGAGTTGAATGATAAAAATCAGCATCTCTCGGAAACTTTAGAACAACTGCAACATACACAAAGCCAACTGATTCAAACTGAAAAAATGTCTTCATTGGGACAAATGGTTGCAGGTGTTGCCCACGAAATTAACAACCCGATTAACTTTATCTATGGCAACCTCACCTATACCAATGAATATTGTCAAGATTTGCTGCACCTGATTGAGCGGTATCAGCACTACTATCCTCAACCATTTGTTGAGATTCAAGAAGAACTAGAAGCAATAGATTTAAACTTTCTTAAATCCGACTTACAAAAATTGCTGCAATCAATGAAAGTAGGGACAGATCGCATCCGTCAAATTGTCCTTTCTCTCCGCAATTTCTCGCGACTGGATGAGGCTGAAATGAAAAGTGTCAATCTTCATGAAGGCATCGACAGCACTTTGTTAATTTTACACCACCGTCTAGAAAATAAAACCCACCGCCCTGCAATCAATGTAATTAAGGAATATGCACAGTTACCAGAGGTCACTTGCTACGCCAGTCAGCTCAATCAAGTATTTATGAATATTCTGAGCAATGCTATTGATGCATTGGATTTATCATTCACAACTGAACATAGACAAACCAAAATCCCCACCATCAAAATTCGTACCAAAATGGCTGATGCTAACACAATAACTATTCAAATTGCAGATAATGGTCTCGGCATATCTGAGGAGGTAAAACAGCGACTATTTGATCCATTTTTCACAACAAAACCTATTGGTACAGGAACAGGCTTAGGATTATCAATTAGCCACTCTATTATAGAAAAACATGGAGGAAAATTAAGTATTATATCAGAGCCAGGAAATGGAGCAGAGTTTTCTCTCTCTATCCCCTTAAATTGCTAAAGTAATAATAAACTTCGTTCCCTTTCCAGAAGTTGATGAGCAGTTAATTTGTCCATTATGTTTATCGGTAATAATTTGGTGGCTGATAGCTAATCCTAGCCCAGTTCCCTTACCTACAGCCTTAGTTGTAAAAGATGGGTCAAAAATTCTAGCTTGCACTTCAGGAGGCATCCCAAAAGCGTTATCTTCAATGCAAATCGTAACAGTTTCTTGCTGACGATCGACTGATG
Protein-coding sequences here:
- the cydB gene encoding cytochrome d ubiquinol oxidase subunit II encodes the protein MDNLEHFLAQVWFVILALFLFLYVMLDGFDLGVGILSLTSSNDDRRDILMTSLGNVWDANETWLVLMGGALFGAFPLAYGTILNALYIPIFGMIFGLIFRAVAFEFREHSTNKVFWNVAFGVGSFMAALFQGFALGTILEGIKVDEAGHFIGGMWDWLDWRSLLVALTLIQGYVLIGSTYLILKTEGELQTSHYRTAKLAAWTTLVGAILITIATPVVYENARAKLFHQPEIYLFSVIPVLGVLLIWLLIQSLNRKAETTPLVWTVLLFLLSFVGLGLVVFPYIIPPGITIYQAAAAPSALVFMIIFIGFLIPIMLFYNIYNYIVFRGKVAAIHYGK
- a CDS encoding ABC transporter ATP-binding protein, with amino-acid sequence MSQVILENVYKSFSARKGEGVSSQTQSSLMSEDKTDVAPERAGSVNVLRRINLTIADGEFMVLVGPSGCGKSTLLRLIAGLETMTGGNIWVGDRLINDLPPKERDIAMVFQNYALYPHMTVYDNIAFGLRRRGSRGAGEAGEAGGENTSSSQYLQAWAENLFVGATRKLPKGLRYISDKERAVNEQVRSVARLLQIETLLNRLPKQLSGGQRQRVALGRAIARDPQVFLMDEPLSNLDAKLRAETRAQIVKLQRQLGTTTIYVTHDQTEAMTMGDRIAIMSEGKIQQVASPLELYNRPANLFVAEFIGSPPMNFIPVEFHAPQLITHSQLRFTLPEVWAKALQKYDGKTLILGIRPEHLNLSMPATKNLPVQVDLVENLGNDSFLAVKIAEPGFQPPTTANSLQVRIPPDRFVKPGEQLWLSLTPEKIHFFDPETELAIFA
- a CDS encoding FAD-dependent oxidoreductase — translated: MTTDIPKNLSQDPSVNPIHDIVDVQTTDCCIVGGGPAGAVLALLLARQGISVMLLETHKDFDRDFRGDTIHPSVMEIMEELGLSKALLELPHAKMRQIRFQTPEDTVTLADFSHLKTRYPYITMLPQVKFLEFITQEAQKYPSFHLVMGANVQELIAENGEIQGVRYRGGGGWHEVRAMLTVGADGRHSRLRHLGEFESIETSPPMDILWFRLPRQPEDAEGGMGRFGQGKIIAMLDRGDEWQVADVIPKGGYQQLRAAGLEELKKSVVEVVPEFQQRIENLHDWSQIAFLSVESSRVKRWYRPGLLLIGDAAHIMSPVGGVGINYAIQDAVVAANVLSKPLKNRKVQLSDLAKVQRQRELPTRIIQAFQTFIQKRVFAPVLTSNSTFVPPAFLRFPILRDLPARLIAFGVFPSHVKT
- a CDS encoding single-stranded DNA-binding protein gives rise to the protein MNSCVLMAEIINEPQLRYTADNLGVTEMLVQFPNSLKPEDPPATLKVVGWGNLATEIQQNYHQGDRVILVGRLGMNTVPMEGFKEKRAELTVQQIQPVGGSFNTDPLPSATVNQSFAETTPRQASSASRPPQKEVNTYESPRPAPTPAANPVGVAPQTTSYEPVPQPTNYERTTYPAVKEEEPDPDDIPF
- a CDS encoding formylglycine-generating enzyme family protein yields the protein MVSIAGGKFKMGAHQDESESLEDERPQHIVTLNPFYMGKYPITQAQWKVIAKLPKIKRCLKLEPSCFKGDNLPVERVIPVLYEGAPNYMRNEPQRMQRAQRKK
- a CDS encoding trifunctional serine/threonine-protein kinase/ATP-binding protein/sensor histidine kinase, whose amino-acid sequence is MVENRVDVPGYGIGERIYTSTRTLVYRGWREADQTPVVIKLLKSSYPSLIELAQFRNQYTIAKILNVLGVVRIYSLESYQNRPALILEDFGGISLKEYSASWRQGFRNLGSQKNLSHPCPHFLSEFLQIAIALADILADLYHHEIIHKDIKPANILINPITKQIKLIDFSIASLLPRVNQLSTSPTVLEGTLAYLSPEQTGRMNRGIDYRTDFYSLGVTFYELLTGQLPFQSDDFMELVHCHIAKQPPLLRDREDIPQILCDIVMKLMAKNAEDRYQSALGLKHDLQMCLEQLQESGNIIPFQLGYRDVCDRFTIPEKLYGRELEVLMMLATFERVRQGNSEMILVAGSSGIGKTAIVNEVHKPITRQCGYFIKGKFDQFNRNIPFFALVQAFRDLMTQLLTESDAQIDQWKTQILSTLGESGQVIIEVIPELERIIGKQPSVPELSGTAVQSRFNLLFQKFIQVFTTQEHPLVIFLDDLQWADSASLKLMHLLMSEASKSYLLVIGAYRDNEVSSAHPLMLTIEEMRQEGIKVSSIVLAALTQTDLNQLIADTLKYSTEQATAIANLVYQKTKGNPFFTNQFLKSLHEDGLISFASRTGDWQCNLAQIRALSFTEDIVEFVALQLQKLPQQTLDVLKLAACVGNQFDLETLAVVYEKSPAQTAADLWPALKDGLILPNGEGYTFFQDESVVMDDLTNDNGSITITYKFLHDRVQQAAHSLIPADRKSATHLKIGQLLLSNTPETEQELLIFEIVNQLNIGIELIASQSDRDRLAQLNLLAGKKAKSSTAYQVAIEYLTAGIRLLRCDCWQSQYELALTLHELAADAAYLSGEYEQMEQLAQTAIQETKTPLDRVSIYETKIQAYTAKNDVLGAIAIARQGMSQFGVIFPETPTLQDIQQALQETATLINGRDIAELVDLPLMVAADKLAVTRIVANVAPAVYIAEPNLFPLLILSQVQASIESGNAPFSAFCYACYGILLSGILQDIETADRVGNLALALTEKFNISDIKPTVFYVVGAFITYLKSPLKKSLQLMQEGYKIALETGNIYYVGFNTKDICQYSYFLGRELNSLEQEIQAYTRVLENFKQVTTLNYCRIFWQTVLNLQGLAENPCIMTGEALNETEFVTQLVQANELTGLHYFFLHKLILCYLFENLSQAVEIAAQAREYLVAGTGYATVPIFYFYDSLTALAEYSIATASRQKTLLERVTENQGKMQIWAHHAPMNYLHKFELVKAEECRVLGLMAQAVDLYDRAIAGAKINRYVQEEALANELAARFYLEWNKEAIAQIYLENAYYTYLSWGAIAKVNQLEKQYSQLLLKVFEQDETGSSTLTTTIGFSQSSSSGTEALDLATVMKASHALAGEIELEKLLTTLMQVVIENAGADKSILLLLQEDNWVIAAQKTSQAIGEEEQFLLPRATPTGENLGIINLHPLPLSDSQNIPKTVVNYVSRTSDTLVLDDARRETTFANDPYIIQWQPKSLLCTPIHNRGQIVGILYLENSLTTGAFTQNRLEVLRLLTAQAAISLQNAMLYNNLAVAKAQLEDYNHTLEQKVEQRTLELNDKNQHLSETLEQLQHTQSQLIQTEKMSSLGQMVAGVAHEINNPINFIYGNLTYTNEYCQDLLHLIERYQHYYPQPFVEIQEELEAIDLNFLKSDLQKLLQSMKVGTDRIRQIVLSLRNFSRLDEAEMKSVNLHEGIDSTLLILHHRLENKTHRPAINVIKEYAQLPEVTCYASQLNQVFMNILSNAIDALDLSFTTEHRQTKIPTIKIRTKMADANTITIQIADNGLGISEEVKQRLFDPFFTTKPIGTGTGLGLSISHSIIEKHGGKLSIISEPGNGAEFSLSIPLNC